Proteins found in one Fulvitalea axinellae genomic segment:
- a CDS encoding sensor histidine kinase, with protein MHWKKIKRNAGLSLIWLGLFATLYSSVAWVGTDYAIVRAITELTLLFSVYQLNKRVLMPRFLLREKKLLGKYAIYLGLTFIVLLILDYIGYEFAFKFVDTDQLYSQIEAWDETPEFTFEDFYELMFGSSFITASLLVVLLVSILNEQNRYDRQREQARKNMAEAKMQAELKYLKAQINPHFLFNALGSLHSMSYMKMEGLPDNIAKLSDMLRYLIYECKEKEVTLEKELVYLKSFIDFQLLRLDNPERVTFEYSLNNPETKIEPMLLEPLVENAFKHSGIDSRDDAFIHIKMSEENGSLNFETVNSVYESPKRKGEPGIGNQNIEHRLELRYPDRYSFFNNQKGNVHRTVLALKLT; from the coding sequence ATGCATTGGAAAAAAATAAAACGAAACGCAGGCCTCTCGCTTATTTGGCTCGGGCTTTTCGCTACGCTTTATAGTTCTGTAGCTTGGGTGGGTACAGATTACGCCATTGTACGCGCCATTACCGAGTTAACCTTGCTGTTTTCCGTTTATCAGCTCAACAAACGAGTCTTAATGCCTCGTTTTCTTTTACGTGAGAAAAAATTGCTCGGCAAGTATGCTATTTATCTTGGGCTAACCTTTATAGTGCTTCTAATTCTGGACTATATAGGTTACGAATTCGCCTTCAAGTTTGTGGATACAGATCAGCTTTATAGCCAAATAGAAGCTTGGGACGAAACACCGGAATTTACATTCGAAGATTTTTACGAACTCATGTTCGGTTCCAGTTTTATAACGGCATCGCTACTGGTGGTTTTATTGGTAAGTATTCTGAATGAACAGAACCGATACGATAGACAACGTGAACAAGCCCGTAAAAATATGGCCGAAGCCAAAATGCAGGCCGAATTAAAATACCTAAAAGCGCAAATCAATCCGCATTTCCTTTTTAACGCTTTGGGAAGCCTCCACAGTATGAGTTATATGAAAATGGAAGGCTTACCGGATAATATCGCCAAGCTCTCCGATATGCTCCGGTATCTGATTTACGAATGCAAGGAAAAGGAAGTAACGCTTGAAAAGGAATTGGTTTACCTTAAAAGTTTTATCGATTTCCAATTACTACGGCTGGACAACCCCGAACGGGTAACCTTCGAATACAGCCTGAATAATCCCGAAACGAAAATAGAACCGATGCTTTTGGAACCGTTGGTTGAAAACGCTTTCAAACATAGCGGAATAGATAGTCGCGACGACGCTTTTATCCATATTAAAATGAGTGAAGAAAACGGCAGTCTTAATTTCGAAACCGTAAACAGTGTTTATGAATCCCCGAAAAGGAAAGGCGAACCGGGAATAGGAAATCAAAATATCGAACACCGCTTAGAGCTCCGTTATCCGGACCGATATTCGTTTTTCAATAATCAGAAAGGAAATGTCCACCGTACGGTTCTCGCTTTGAAACTGACTTAA